The DNA region CGTGATAGGGAAGGATACCCAGGTCCCCCTCGGTTCCCGGAACAACCACAAAACGGGCGTCCCCGTCAAACGCCACACGCTCCGGCGTAACCACCAGGACGCGCTGTACCGCGCTCACGAGGCTGCGTCCTTTCGGTGCGGCGTTCGCCGTCCCTTTTCCACCACTTCGTCGATCGTTCCCGCCATATAAAAGTCATCCTCGTCCAGTTCGTCGTGACGGCCTTCGACGATTTCCTTAAAACCGCGGACGGTTTCAGCGATGGGTACGTACCGGCCCGGGCGTCCGGTGAAGCTTTCGGCCACGTTAAAAGGCTGCGAGAGAAAGCGCTGAATCCGCCGTGCCCGCGCCACCATCAGCTTGTCGGCGTCCGAGAGTTCCTCCATGCCCAGAATGGCGATGATATCCCTTAGTTCCCTGTAACGCTGAAGCACCTCCTGAACCCGCCGGGCGACGCTGAAGTGTTCCCGGCCGACCACGTCCGGGTCAAGGATTCGCGAGGTGGAATCCAGCGGGTCGACGGCCGGATAGATGCCCTGCTCCGAGATGGCGCGGGACAGCACGACCGTGCCGTCAAGGTGCTGGAAGGTGGTGGCGGGAGCGGGGTCGGTGAGGTCGTCCGCCGGAACGTAAACCGCCTGCACGGAGGTGATGGACCCCTTGTCGGTGGAGGTAATCCGCTCCTGCAGTTGTCCCATTTCCGTCGCCAGCGTGGGCTGGTAGCCTACGGACGAAGGAAGGCGGCCTAGGAGCGCTGAGACCTCGCTTCCCGCCTGGGCATACCTGAAGATGTTGTCTATGAAGAGCAGAATGTCCGCGTTTTCCTCATCGCGGAAGTACTCCGCCATCGACAAACCGGAAAGCGCCACCCGCCATCGGGCCCCCGGCGGTTCGTTCATCTGCCCGAAAACCATGGTGGTCCGCTCGATTACTCCGGACTCGGTCATGGAGGCCAGCAGTTCGGCCCCTTCGCGGGTACGTTCCCCCACGCCCACAAAAACCGAGATGCCCCCGTGCTCCCTGGCGATATTGTTGATGAGTTCCATGACGATTACGGTCTTTCCCACGCCGGCGCCGCCGAACATTCCGATTTTACCGCCCCTGACGAAAGGAATGAGGAGGTCGATCACCTTAATCCCTGTCTCCAACTGCTCAATGTCGGTGGATTGTTCGATAAGCGGGGGGGCGTTCCGGTGAATCGGATAGTGCTTCCCGGTGGTCACCGGTCCCCGGTCGTCAATGGGGCGCCCGAGGACGTCAAACAAACGTCCGAGGACCTCCCTTCCGACCGGCACCCGGATCGGACGCCCGGTATCGCGCACCGCCGTTCCACGCATCAGGCCTTCCGTGGCGGAGAGCGCGATGCACCGCACGACCTCGTCGCCGAGGTGAAGCACCACCTCCAGGGTCAGGGGACCGCCGCGTCCCGAGGGGTCGGTGAACCCGTCCACCACAAGGGCGTTGAAGATTCGCGGTAGTTCGTCGGGCGGGAAGCGCACGTCAACAACGACTCCGATTATGCGCACGACTTCTCCCTGCATGGGTTCCTCCTTAAAATAGTGCTTCTTTCGTTGGGCGCGGCGATAAGCTGCGTATAGCTTTGTCAGCCTGGCAGGGCGGGGTCCTCACGTACCCCACAGTACGCTCCGGCCCGTCCCTGCCAGGCTTTCGCGCTCTACTTGCTTCTCCCCGCGCGCCGTTTATGCTATGTTACTGCTTTTAAGTAACCAGCTTTCGGATCTGTATTATTCGCCCTTTTTGATGCTGCTGTCGCGGCGTGGGCGGTTTCTTTCGGCGGTTGTCACTCCAGCGCCTCGGCCGCCGTGACGATGTCGAGGAGTTCGCCGGTGATCCCCGCCTGCCGCAGGCGATGCAGCCTGAATGTAAGGCGGTCGATCATCTCATCGGCGTTCCGTGTCGCCCGGTCCATGGCGGAAAGTCGGGCGGCGTGCTCGCTGGCCTTGGACTCGGCAAGGGCGTGGAATAAGGCTTCTTCGATGAACAGCGGGAGCACGGCGCTGAGGATTTCTTCCGCTCCCGGTTCGAAGAGGTAGTTTCCCCCGGGTTCATCGCTCACCGGAACGGGAATCAGGGACACCACTTCGGTTCGGTGCTCGAAAAAGCTGATAAACTCGCTGTAAACCAGATCGACCCGGTCGTAATCGCCCCGCTCGTAACCGTGGATTATATGGTGTGCGATGGAACGCGCATCCTTTACATGGATGTTTTCATCAAGGTCCACAAACCTGCCGGCTGTTTCCAGCCCTCTGAAGTTGAAAAAATTTGCCGCTTTCCGGCCCACCGCCACGAAAATCGCTTCCGGGTAAGACTCGGCTTCCTTCAGCGCCCGGCGCAGGACCGGCACGTCAAAACCGCCGGAAAGTCCCTTGTCCGCGGAAACCACCGTAAAACAAGCCCGGCGAACCGCCCGGACGTTAAGCAGGGGGTGGCGGACCTGGTGCGCGGCACCCGCGAGGCGGCCTAAAACCTCACGCAGCAGTTCTTCGTAAGGCCGCGCGGCTTCGACAACTGCTTGCGCCCGCCCGGCTTTAGACATGGATACGGCCTTCATCGCCCGCGTCACCTGGCGTATGCTGCGGACACCCCTGATCTGGTTCCTGACTTCACGCACAGCTATTTCCTAACCCGGACAAGCCGTAACCAAAATATGCCACCACAAAGGCACAGAGTTCACAGAGAACAGAACTATCATGACTAATAACAAAAATGAATATCTGTGTTTACAAGCAGCACCTGGCAATTGGCCATCCTCCATTCTTCCCACTTCGAACTTCTCACATCACACCTCTCATTTGCTCGGTCCTGAAGCGTTCCAGTAGATGCTCCAGCAACTCCCGGAGCAGCCGTTCGTCTTGCTCCGCCAGTTCTGCGTTTTGAGTGATCCGTTCCCTCAGCCCCGTTTGTTCCCGCCCGAGTAAGTTGAGCAATTCGTCTTCGAATGGTTTTACAAGCTCGACCGGAATCCCGTCCAGATATCCGTTGACGCCCGCGTACAGCGATACAACCATCTCCGCGAGAGATAACGGTTGGAACTGTTTTTGTTTCAACAGCTCCACCAGCCGGACGCCGTGAGTAAGACGGGCGCGGGTGGTACGGTCGAGGTCGGTGCCGAAATGCGCGAAGGCTTTCAGCTCGTGGTAGCGGGCAAGGTCGAGACGCATCCGCCCCGCCACCTGGCGCATGGCTTTTGTCTGCGCGCTGCCGCCGACCCGCGAGACCGACAGTCCTACGTTGATCGCCGGACGGATGCCGGCATAGAAAAGCTCCGATTCGAGATAGATCTGTCCGTCGGTGATGGAGATAACGTTGGTCGGTATGTAGGCCGAAATGTCTCCCTGCTGGGTCTCGACGATGGGGAGCGCGGTCAGAGAGCCGCCGCCGTTCTCCCGGTCAAGCTGGGCAGCCCTTTCCAGCAGGCGGGAGTGCAGGTAGAAAATATCGCCCGGGAAGGCTTCACGCCCGGGAGGGCGCCGCAGCAGAAGGGACATCTCCCGGTAAGCCACGGCGTGGCGGGAAAGGTCGTCGTAAACGATCAGCACGTCGTTCCCCTCGTCCATGAATTTTTCGGCGACGGCGGTGGCGGCGTAAGGAGCGATAAACTGCATCGGCGCGGGATCTGCGGCGGTGGCGGCTATGACCACCGAATAATCGGCGACCTTTTTCTCGCGGAGTTTTTGGATTACCCGGGCCACGGCGGAGGCCTTCTGGCCGATAGCCGTGTAAACGCACAGCACGCCCTGGTCGCGCTGGTTGATGATAGCGTCTACGGCGATGGCGGTCTTTCCGGTCTGCCGGTCGCCGAGGATCAGCTCCCTTTGCCCCCGCCCGATCGGTATCACGGCGTCGATCGCCTTGATCCCGGTTTGCAACGGCCGGCTTACAGGCGCGCGGGCGGTCACCCCGGGGGCGAACCGTTCAACCGGACGGTATTCTTCCGCGTCCAAGGGCCCCCGGCCGTCGAGGGGTGTGCCGACGGGACTCAGCACCCTGCCGATCAGCCGCCTGCCTACCGGCACCGACGCAACCCGGCCCGTGCGCCGTACCCGGTCTCCTTCGCGGATCTGCTGAAAGTGTCCGAGGATTACGCACCCGACCTGTTCCTCCTCCAGGTTTAGCGCGATGCCCGGCACGTCGCCGGGGAACTCGATAAGTTCACCGAACACCGCCCGGGAGAGCCCGTAGACCTGGGCGACACCGTCGCCGACGCGCACCACGGTGCCCACCTCGCTCAACTCCGCCGTGACTTCATATCTTTCGAGCTGCTGTTTTATAATGGTGCTGAGTTCATTAAGCTTGAGGCTGATAAAAAGTCACCTCTATTAAGAAGTTCAAAGTTCAAGGTTTAAAGTTCAAAGTAAGAATAATCTCTTGGCGGTGACTAAAGCGGTCAGAAGGTAGAATATAGAATAAGAATTCCGGAACCGCTTAAAACTCGCAACCCGAGACTCGTAACTGTTATAATACTTCCTCCATTATCCCCGGACTTGGGACTGAGGACTTTCGACTTTGGACTTCCTTTGCGATCCGTAACTCGGCAGCCGCTAACGGATGCAGGACGTGTCCTCAGCAAAAAGCCTGCCGAGAGAATTCAGACGTCCTTTGACGCTGGCGTCGATCAGAAAGTCCCCGAATCTTATGATAAGCCCGCCGAGTAAACCGGCATCCACCGAAAACTCCACCTCCGGCTCAAAACCGGTCAGTCGCGCGGCGGTCTCAATGATTTCGCGCCGCAAATCGTCCGGCAGGGGGAAGGCGGAAGCCACCCTTACCTCGGCCCGTTTTTCCGCCTCGCGGCACAGGGCGGCAAAATACCTGGCGATAAGGGGAAGGTATCGTTCTCTCCGGTGCGTGATCAAAACCTTCAGAAAGCGCAGCGTCAGCGGCGACAGCCGCGGTCGCAACACGGCGTCGAGGGCGGTCGCCTTCCGGTTTGCCGGAAGACGGGCGTTCCACAGGGAGCGGAATTCCGGTACTTCGACAAGCACCTTTTCCAGTTCGGCCAATTCCCGGCGGACCGGTCCGATCCGGCCTTCACACCTCGCCGACGCAAGCAGGGCCCGACTGTAGCTCGATGTTATTCTTGGATCCGGCACCGCTGCGCACCGACCTCCTTTACGGCTTCGCGCACCAGGCGCAAATGCTGTTCCCGGTCGATCATCCGGCCGGCCACCTTCTGCGTTGCCGTCAGGACAAGCTCCGCAAGCTCGTCCCGCAAGGTTTTGCGCGCCTCGTCACGCTCCCGTTCAAGTGCCGCGAGGGCCTTATTTTTCACCGCATCCGAGTCGTTACGCGCCTGCTCCAGGATCCGCCTGACGCGGCTTTCGGCTTCGCTTTCCGCACGGTCTATTATGGCGCGCGCCTGTTCCCGGGCTTCCACGAGCATCTCTTGCCGCTGCCGAAGCAAGTCTCCGGCCTCCTCCCGGTCCCTTTCGGCGGTCGCGAGCTGTTCCGCCACCATCCGGCGGCGGTCATCCAGGACCTTGAGCAGCGGCCGGTACGCAAAAATCCTCATGAGGACGAGCAGGAGCAGGAAATGAAAGACCTGTGCGGCCAGTGTGGCGTTAAAACTCAGGTCCAGGGAAGGTCACCTCCTAACCCGGACAAGCCGGAACCTCAGCACTCAACGGTATGTTAAAAATAATTTGCATCTTGTTCACAATGCGGCTTCGAACGCCGCGTTTTTAAAACCAGTAAGTTGAGTGCCGGGCTGCCACAGAGGTAGATCATCAAGTCCGAAGTCCTATGTCCTGCGTCCTAAGTCCGGATACAGGGACTGGAAGGACTGGGGACTCTCGACTGAGGACTTAATTTATGACTCTCGACTTTATATCCGTTCCCCTCCGTGCGCTCTGTGTCACTGTGGTTGATTTTTCTTGCCATTTTGCGTATTTTGCGTAGATATTTGCGACATAGGCCTACCGTATGTTTCCCAGCAGCAGGAACGCGATAACAACGGCAATCAACGGCACTGTCTCGATAAGGCCGACCGAAATAAGCATAAGGGTCAGAAGCTGCCCGCGCAGTTCCGGCTGGCGGGAGATTCCCTCGATGGTTTTGCTGGTGGCGAGACCGTTGCCGATTGCCGCTCCGATGGCCGCCAACCCCGCCACGATTGCCATGCCTATGGCGGCGGCCGCGCTTAAATCCACCCGTGGATCATCCTTCCTCGAAGGTCGCCGTGGAGATGTAGGCGATGCTCAAAATGGTAAAGATAAAAGCCTGAATCAGCGATATGAAGACGCCGAACCCCAGCCACAACACCGAGGCCATGAACCCCCCGGCCAGTTCGCCGACGCCTGTGATCAACCCCAGCAGGGCGATAAGCATTATCTCTTTACCTTTCATGTTGCCGAAGAGACGGAAAGCCAGCGTCACCGGTTTGGCCGCTTCCTCCACAAGTCTGATCGGAAGGAAAAAAGGGTAAGGCTTGATGAAATCCTTGAGGTATTCGCCGCGGCGGTAGCGCAAACCCCAGGCGTGGAGCGCGACAAAGGTCACCGCGGCCAGCGCGAAGGTGGTCTGGTGATCGGCGGTCGGCGCCGAAAGGGTAGGAACCAGTCCCAGCAGGTTGGCGACGGAGATGAACAGCAGGAAGGTCAAGGCCAACTGAAGTACGCCGTTACTCCGGCGCGGGTCCATGGAGTCCCTTATCAAATCACGGACGAAGTCGATGACGATCTCAAAAAGCGCCGCAAGGCGTCCAGGCCGTCGGACACCGGCGCTTCTGACCGCGGCCAGCGCCAGCACGAGCACGACGGCCATGGTCACCCAGGTGAAGATGATGGTGCGCGGGTTAAGGTCTATGGGGTAGCCGAAGATTTCGCCCAGCCGCCACGGCTGCTGCGGTATGTGCCAGACATTGAGGGCTTCGCCGGTGCGGTCGATGATTGACACTTCCGGCGTACGTCCCGCTTGTGGAACCAAACCGTGCCGCCTCCATAACAGGTTAAAAGTTCAAGGTTCAACGTCCAAAGTTAAAGAAAGGTTGTTTTTAAGACTGACGGTGCTCCTTGCCGTATGAGTAACCTTCTTTGACATTGTCTCCCTATCATTCCACGGTTATGCGGGGTGCGAACTATAACAACTTGTGGGCGGTTCTGAGAAAGGCCGTCGGGAACCGCTTGATGCAGGAGCGAAAAAACTCGGCGTAGGTCAAGTCTCCGGCTACAGTACGGACAAACGCGTCCGCCAGGTCCGGCTGGCGTTCAAGAAAACGGTGGAAGAGGCCCGGCCTTCGGTAAAACAGTCGGGCGATACGGTGGGCGGTAAGCATCTCCGGTCCCATTTTCCGGCGTACCAGACGGGTGTATTCCCGCAGTTCAGGCTGCAGCTTATTAACCTGCCCGCCGATTACCTCCGCCGCCAGACGGGCGCTGTAAAGTGCTGCATATATCCCTTCGCCCGTCAGGGCGTCGGCGAGTCCCGCGGCGTCTCCGACGACAAGGGCGCGGTCCCGGTGCAGGTTGTCCGGTTTCGGGTTGTAAGGGATCGTCCAGCCGCGTGCCGTCAACGCGGATACAGAGTCCGCAAGACCTTCCGAGTTTATGACTCTGCCCAGGAGGGAATGCAGACCCTTGAAGCGGGGGGAGATGCTGCCGGCGCCGATTGAAAGACGGCCGGCTTTAGGGAAAACCCAGGTGAAGGTTCCCGGCGCCAGCCCGTAGTCCACCTTAATCCTGCCCTGGTTTCGCGCCAGTCTTTCCGGGGATACCGCCACCTCCTTCTCCAGGGTGATGGCGACTCGCTTCCGCCGGGCGAGCCGGAGCGTACGGGCCACGATACTGAACGCGCCGTCCGCTCCCACCAGGAACTGTCCCCACCACTGTATGCCGCCGGCGCTTATGGATACACCTTCATCGGTCATCTCAATGCGGTTTACCCGGACCCCGTCCCGGACCGCCGCACCGACTTCCCTGGCCTTATCCACCAGGTAGGCGTCGAAACGATCCCTGCTGACCGTGTATACCACGGGTAGGACATGCGTGATCGTAATCGGCCGTGTCTGATTGTGGGTCAGTACCACCGTGCGGATTTCGTCTTCGATGACGGGCTCCAGGCTGAAGTCCAGGAGCCTGCGCGCCTTGGGCGCCACGCCGCCGGCGCAGAGCTTATGCCGGGGGAGACGCTCTTTTTCCAGGAGCAGGACGCTTATTTTAGCGCGGGCCAATAAATACGCCAGGTAGGCCCCGGCGGGCCCGGCGCCGATAATGATTACCTTGTACACTGATATTCCTCCGGGATGAGTTCAAGCTTTAATATTGCTCAACGGTGGATATTCGAGTCGCCTTATGCCTTGTAAAGCCAAAGCAGGCGTTATCGATAGTCTTTCCGTATTGGCGGTGTTTGCGCCGGTTTTGCCAGAAAAATTACACAGAAGGAGCTTGACCGAGCTTGATGCTTCTTTCCAGCTAAACGGCCCTATCCCGGAAAGGATTGTGTACGGCGAGAGGTTGCCGAAGAGGTTGCCCGGCGGATTTTGCGGAAGGAACAGAAGGAGCGAAAAGAATAGATGCGGCGCTTGTGGCTTGAAGCCAACGTGATTCTCCGGTTTGTTACCGGTGATCCTCCAGAGATGGCGGAGAAAACGTTTGGACTGATGAGGCAGGCGGAAAACGAGGAGATTTTACTCCAGCTCTCGCCGCTGGTCATCGCAGAGGTTGTGTGGGTGTTCGGTTCCTTTTATAAGTTCTCAAGAGAACAGATTGCCGAAACACTGGCCTCATTTGTGACGGCGAAGGGAGTATTCGTGGCGGATACCGACCTGATGGTTTCTGCGCTGACAAAAATGGCTGTCAGGAATGTGGATTTCGTCGACGCGTTTCTTGCCGAGGTAGCCCTATCTTCGGGGGAAGCGGTATGTTCTTTCGATGAAGATTTCGACCGTCTGGGAGTGGAACGGGTAATGCCTTAACCCGGATAAGCCGGAACCAATTGTAACCGCGGATGGACACGTCTAGACACAAATTAAGATTCTTATCATTCTTATCCGTGTTAATCCGTGGTTCAAGAATTCTCTTCTTTGTGTCCTTTAATTTCTTGCCATTTTGCGTAAATCTTGGCGTCAAAGGCCTTAAAAAATAAAAGTTGTATGGACGTTTACGCCCATAATCCGTAATTTCAGGAAGATAAACCGTAATTTTGTGC from Bacillota bacterium includes:
- the atpD gene encoding F0F1 ATP synthase subunit beta — protein: MQGEVVRIIGVVVDVRFPPDELPRIFNALVVDGFTDPSGRGGPLTLEVVLHLGDEVVRCIALSATEGLMRGTAVRDTGRPIRVPVGREVLGRLFDVLGRPIDDRGPVTTGKHYPIHRNAPPLIEQSTDIEQLETGIKVIDLLIPFVRGGKIGMFGGAGVGKTVIVMELINNIAREHGGISVFVGVGERTREGAELLASMTESGVIERTTMVFGQMNEPPGARWRVALSGLSMAEYFRDEENADILLFIDNIFRYAQAGSEVSALLGRLPSSVGYQPTLATEMGQLQERITSTDKGSITSVQAVYVPADDLTDPAPATTFQHLDGTVVLSRAISEQGIYPAVDPLDSTSRILDPDVVGREHFSVARRVQEVLQRYRELRDIIAILGMEELSDADKLMVARARRIQRFLSQPFNVAESFTGRPGRYVPIAETVRGFKEIVEGRHDELDEDDFYMAGTIDEVVEKGRRTPHRKDAAS
- the atpG gene encoding ATP synthase F1 subunit gamma translates to MREVRNQIRGVRSIRQVTRAMKAVSMSKAGRAQAVVEAARPYEELLREVLGRLAGAAHQVRHPLLNVRAVRRACFTVVSADKGLSGGFDVPVLRRALKEAESYPEAIFVAVGRKAANFFNFRGLETAGRFVDLDENIHVKDARSIAHHIIHGYERGDYDRVDLVYSEFISFFEHRTEVVSLIPVPVSDEPGGNYLFEPGAEEILSAVLPLFIEEALFHALAESKASEHAARLSAMDRATRNADEMIDRLTFRLHRLRQAGITGELLDIVTAAEALE
- the atpA gene encoding F0F1 ATP synthase subunit alpha, giving the protein MSLKLNELSTIIKQQLERYEVTAELSEVGTVVRVGDGVAQVYGLSRAVFGELIEFPGDVPGIALNLEEEQVGCVILGHFQQIREGDRVRRTGRVASVPVGRRLIGRVLSPVGTPLDGRGPLDAEEYRPVERFAPGVTARAPVSRPLQTGIKAIDAVIPIGRGQRELILGDRQTGKTAIAVDAIINQRDQGVLCVYTAIGQKASAVARVIQKLREKKVADYSVVIAATAADPAPMQFIAPYAATAVAEKFMDEGNDVLIVYDDLSRHAVAYREMSLLLRRPPGREAFPGDIFYLHSRLLERAAQLDRENGGGSLTALPIVETQQGDISAYIPTNVISITDGQIYLESELFYAGIRPAINVGLSVSRVGGSAQTKAMRQVAGRMRLDLARYHELKAFAHFGTDLDRTTRARLTHGVRLVELLKQKQFQPLSLAEMVVSLYAGVNGYLDGIPVELVKPFEDELLNLLGREQTGLRERITQNAELAEQDERLLRELLEHLLERFRTEQMRGVM
- the atpH gene encoding ATP synthase F1 subunit delta; translation: MPDPRITSSYSRALLASARCEGRIGPVRRELAELEKVLVEVPEFRSLWNARLPANRKATALDAVLRPRLSPLTLRFLKVLITHRRERYLPLIARYFAALCREAEKRAEVRVASAFPLPDDLRREIIETAARLTGFEPEVEFSVDAGLLGGLIIRFGDFLIDASVKGRLNSLGRLFAEDTSCIR
- the atpF gene encoding F0F1 ATP synthase subunit B; this encodes MDLSFNATLAAQVFHFLLLLVLMRIFAYRPLLKVLDDRRRMVAEQLATAERDREEAGDLLRQRQEMLVEAREQARAIIDRAESEAESRVRRILEQARNDSDAVKNKALAALERERDEARKTLRDELAELVLTATQKVAGRMIDREQHLRLVREAVKEVGAQRCRIQE
- the atpE gene encoding F0F1 ATP synthase subunit C — translated: MDLSAAAAIGMAIVAGLAAIGAAIGNGLATSKTIEGISRQPELRGQLLTLMLISVGLIETVPLIAVVIAFLLLGNIR
- the atpB gene encoding F0F1 ATP synthase subunit A encodes the protein MVPQAGRTPEVSIIDRTGEALNVWHIPQQPWRLGEIFGYPIDLNPRTIIFTWVTMAVVLVLALAAVRSAGVRRPGRLAALFEIVIDFVRDLIRDSMDPRRSNGVLQLALTFLLFISVANLLGLVPTLSAPTADHQTTFALAAVTFVALHAWGLRYRRGEYLKDFIKPYPFFLPIRLVEEAAKPVTLAFRLFGNMKGKEIMLIALLGLITGVGELAGGFMASVLWLGFGVFISLIQAFIFTILSIAYISTATFEEG
- a CDS encoding NAD(P)/FAD-dependent oxidoreductase — translated: MYKVIIIGAGPAGAYLAYLLARAKISVLLLEKERLPRHKLCAGGVAPKARRLLDFSLEPVIEDEIRTVVLTHNQTRPITITHVLPVVYTVSRDRFDAYLVDKAREVGAAVRDGVRVNRIEMTDEGVSISAGGIQWWGQFLVGADGAFSIVARTLRLARRKRVAITLEKEVAVSPERLARNQGRIKVDYGLAPGTFTWVFPKAGRLSIGAGSISPRFKGLHSLLGRVINSEGLADSVSALTARGWTIPYNPKPDNLHRDRALVVGDAAGLADALTGEGIYAALYSARLAAEVIGGQVNKLQPELREYTRLVRRKMGPEMLTAHRIARLFYRRPGLFHRFLERQPDLADAFVRTVAGDLTYAEFFRSCIKRFPTAFLRTAHKLL
- a CDS encoding PIN domain-containing protein; this encodes MRRLWLEANVILRFVTGDPPEMAEKTFGLMRQAENEEILLQLSPLVIAEVVWVFGSFYKFSREQIAETLASFVTAKGVFVADTDLMVSALTKMAVRNVDFVDAFLAEVALSSGEAVCSFDEDFDRLGVERVMP